The following DNA comes from Streptomyces globosus.
AGCGGAGCCGGAAGGCGGGGCTGGCCTGGAAGTTGCGTACGAGGTTGGGTCCCCAGTATCCGGCGCCGACGACGGCGACGCCTAACGGCTCGTGCGGCGCCGGCTCCCGGCCGGCGGGCGCCCCGTCCGGCGCGGCCTCCCGGGCCTGCTGCTGGGCGGTGTCCTTGGCGGTGCCCTTCACGGTGGTTCCCCTTCCCTGCGCACGCCCGGCTGGCGTGTCGACGACCCATGGCCGGGTGGCGTGCGAAGGAAGGGGGTGCCGTGCCCGCCTGCGGGCACGCCGGACGCCTGTGCGGCCCGTGCGCGACCCGTTCGACGGCGGTACCCCCCGCGGCCGATGCCGACGCGGGGCCACGCGGCTGCGGTGTGCTTCCGCGGCCGCGGTGTTCCCGCGTTTCCCCTGCCCCCCGGCCGTCCGGCACCCCTCGCGCCGGCCCGGCCCCGGAATCGGACGGCCCGTTCCCCCGAGCCGCCGAAACCGATCGTTCCCCAACTTCCCCGATGCGGCCGGACTGCGGCGCTGCCGTTGGCGCGCCCGGTCCGGCCGGCTGCGTTCAATCTAGACCACGGGCCTTGCGTGCGGGGGGAGTTGGCGGAAACACCCGGCACCGGTGTGCGGGCGTGGGCATACTCGCGGAGTGACCAGCATCGTGATACCGGCGCACAACGAGGCCCGGGTCATCGGCCGCCTCCTCGACGCGCTCCTGTCGGACGCCGCTGCCGCCGGGGCGGGCCCAGGGCCCGACATCGTGGTGGTCTGCAACGGGTGCACCGACGACACCGCCGCAGTGGCAGGCGCCCGCGGCCCCCGGGTCCGGGTGGTGCAGACGCCGGCGCCGGGCAAGCACGGGGCGCTCCGGCTCGGCGACGAGCACGCCAGGGGCTTCCCCCGGCTGTACGTCGACGCGGACGTCGTGCTGCGCGCGGCGGACGTACGGGCGCTGGAGGCGGCCCTGGCCGACGGGCGGGGGGTGCTGGCGGCGGCTCCGGGCCGGGACCTGCCGCTGGCGGGCTGCGCCTGGGCGGTGCGCGCCTACTACCGGGTGTGGCAGCTGCTCCCGGCGGTCCGGGAGGGGCTGTTCGGGCGTGGGGTCATCGCGGTGACCGAGCAGGGGCACGCGCGGATCGCGGCGCTCCCGCCGGTGATGGCGGACGACCTGGCGGCGTCGCTGGCGTTCGCGCCCGCCGAGCGGCGCATCGTCGAGGAGGCGCGGGTCGTGGTCAGCCCGCCGCGCACGTGGGGCGACCTGCTCAGGCGGCGGATCAGGGCGGCGACCTCCTCGGCGGAGCTGGAGCGGGCCCAGGCGGCGGCGCGCGCCGCCGGGGGCGGCAGCGGCGGGGCCGCGCCGTCCGCGCGCACCGGGACCGCGGACCTGCGGGCGCTGGTCCGGGCGCAACCGGGCCTGCTGCCGGCGGTCGGCGTGTTCCTGGTGGCGGCCGTCGCCGCCCGCCGCGGCGCGCGCCGGGCGATCCGGGCGGGGGACTTCTCCACCTGGCTGCGCGACGAGAGCAGCCGCGAGGGCTGAGCGCACGCGGGC
Coding sequences within:
- a CDS encoding glycosyltransferase — encoded protein: MTSIVIPAHNEARVIGRLLDALLSDAAAAGAGPGPDIVVVCNGCTDDTAAVAGARGPRVRVVQTPAPGKHGALRLGDEHARGFPRLYVDADVVLRAADVRALEAALADGRGVLAAAPGRDLPLAGCAWAVRAYYRVWQLLPAVREGLFGRGVIAVTEQGHARIAALPPVMADDLAASLAFAPAERRIVEEARVVVSPPRTWGDLLRRRIRAATSSAELERAQAAARAAGGGSGGAAPSARTGTADLRALVRAQPGLLPAVGVFLVAAVAARRGARRAIRAGDFSTWLRDESSREG